Proteins co-encoded in one Afipia sp. P52-10 genomic window:
- a CDS encoding DUF2336 domain-containing protein has translation MLAASSSLPDLEEIVRSVTPERRAIALRKLGALFVQGASRFNVQHVALFDTVLKSLLPQADGEARAALAGQLAALANAPPSVVRELVLDAEIKVAGPLLRASPVIDEATLIEVVRCCGQAHLQAVAERLIVPESVTDALLVRGEREVVRSAAANAGALFSVKGYSSLVRRAADDGVLAMAIGLREDLPTPLLQRLLSESADIVRRRLFQTASPARRAAIARTMAEAVADADAPTVRDFASAQQAVLVLQQAGALDHATLTGFVKERKYEETVVAIAAVSGLAIDAVDRVIAGGRRDSILILGRALGLEWSAVRALLSLRLGAGRSLSIADIEDARVNFERLALPTAQRVVAFWKDRGQI, from the coding sequence ATGCTTGCCGCCAGCTCCTCCCTGCCTGACCTCGAAGAGATCGTCAGGAGCGTCACCCCGGAGCGGCGGGCGATCGCCCTGCGCAAGCTCGGCGCGCTGTTCGTGCAAGGGGCCTCACGTTTCAACGTTCAGCATGTGGCCCTGTTCGACACCGTGCTGAAGAGCTTGCTGCCGCAGGCCGATGGCGAGGCGAGAGCGGCTCTGGCAGGCCAACTCGCTGCGTTGGCCAATGCGCCGCCGTCGGTGGTACGCGAACTCGTTCTCGATGCTGAGATCAAGGTTGCCGGGCCGCTGCTGCGGGCCTCTCCGGTGATCGACGAGGCGACGTTGATCGAGGTCGTGCGATGCTGCGGGCAAGCGCATTTGCAGGCGGTGGCAGAACGTCTGATCGTGCCCGAGAGCGTCACCGATGCGCTGCTTGTGCGGGGTGAACGTGAGGTGGTGCGCAGCGCCGCCGCGAATGCCGGGGCGCTGTTTTCGGTCAAGGGCTACTCCAGCCTGGTTCGGCGTGCGGCCGATGACGGTGTGCTCGCGATGGCGATTGGTCTGCGCGAAGACCTGCCGACGCCGCTGCTGCAACGGTTGCTGAGCGAGTCGGCCGACATCGTCCGCCGCAGGTTGTTTCAAACGGCAAGCCCGGCGCGGCGGGCGGCGATCGCGCGAACCATGGCGGAAGCGGTCGCCGATGCTGATGCACCAACGGTGCGCGACTTTGCATCGGCGCAGCAGGCGGTTCTCGTCTTGCAGCAGGCCGGCGCGCTCGATCATGCAACGCTGACGGGGTTCGTCAAGGAACGGAAGTACGAAGAGACGGTCGTGGCGATCGCGGCGGTGTCCGGCCTGGCGATCGATGCGGTCGATCGCGTGATTGCCGGCGGCCGGCGCGATTCCATTCTTATTCTCGGACGCGCGTTGGGTCTCGAATGGAGCGCTGTTCGCGCGCTGCTGTCTTTGCGCCTCGGTGCTGGCCGCTCGCTCTCGATCGCCGATATCGAGGATGCGCGCGTCAATTTCGAGCGTCTTGCGTTGCCGACGGCCCAGCGGGTCGTCGCATTCTGGAAAGACCGCGGTCAAATCTAG
- the trmB gene encoding tRNA (guanosine(46)-N7)-methyltransferase TrmB translates to MMTSDTTSKLRAPGSFFGRRKGHKLRLHQADLMTTLLPQLAITIDAPPLASAATLFGPAISAVRLEIGFGGGEHLLAEAAAHPTTGFIGCEPYVNGMAKILARIDELGLTNIRLFAGDAAELLAWLPPASLTRIDLIHPDPWPKRRHWKRRFVQDRTLAAMVRILRDDGEFRFVSDIDHYAAWTLAHVHRSADFVWTAERADDWRKPWPGYTMTRYGRKAEREGRRATYLIFARHAPGSIRKS, encoded by the coding sequence ATGATGACTTCCGACACGACTTCAAAGCTGCGCGCGCCGGGCTCGTTCTTCGGCCGGCGCAAGGGCCACAAGCTCCGTCTGCATCAGGCCGACCTGATGACGACGCTGCTGCCGCAGCTCGCCATCACCATTGATGCGCCGCCACTGGCATCGGCTGCAACGCTGTTCGGCCCGGCCATCAGCGCGGTGCGGCTGGAGATCGGATTCGGCGGCGGCGAGCATCTGCTCGCGGAAGCGGCCGCCCATCCAACCACCGGATTTATCGGTTGCGAACCCTACGTGAACGGCATGGCGAAGATCCTCGCCCGCATCGACGAGCTCGGACTGACCAATATCCGGCTGTTCGCCGGAGACGCTGCGGAGTTGCTTGCCTGGCTCCCGCCGGCCTCGCTCACCCGCATCGACCTGATCCATCCCGACCCGTGGCCGAAACGCCGCCACTGGAAACGCCGCTTCGTGCAGGATCGCACCCTCGCCGCGATGGTCCGCATTCTGCGCGATGACGGCGAATTTCGCTTCGTCAGCGACATCGATCATTACGCCGCGTGGACACTGGCACACGTTCACCGATCCGCCGATTTCGTCTGGACCGCCGAACGCGCCGACGATTGGCGCAAGCCCTGGCCTGGCTATACGATGACGCGCTATGGGCGAAAGGCCGAACGCGAAGGCCGCCGCGCCACCTATCTGATCTTCGCGCGGCACGCGCCTGGTTCGATCCGCAAATCCTGA
- a CDS encoding helix-turn-helix domain-containing protein, producing MSVKAPNPVDKYVGSRIRMRRIMLGMSQEKLGESLGLTFQQIQKYEKGTNRVGASRLQQISEILRIPVSFLFEGGPGGAVNANGASEAPSPAYVSDFLATSEGLALTRAFTRISDAKLRRSIVDLVEQIAGREQPDHR from the coding sequence ATGTCGGTAAAAGCGCCCAATCCCGTCGACAAGTACGTCGGGAGCCGGATTCGCATGCGGCGCATCATGCTCGGCATGAGCCAGGAGAAACTCGGCGAGTCGCTCGGGCTGACCTTCCAGCAGATCCAGAAATACGAGAAGGGAACCAATCGGGTCGGCGCAAGCCGCCTGCAGCAGATCTCCGAAATCCTGCGCATTCCGGTGTCGTTCCTGTTCGAAGGCGGCCCCGGCGGCGCCGTGAATGCCAATGGCGCCAGCGAAGCCCCGTCTCCCGCCTATGTTTCCGATTTTCTCGCCACGTCCGAAGGGTTGGCGCTGACCCGCGCCTTCACGCGCATCAGCGACGCGAAGCTCCGCCGCAGCATCGTCGATCTGGTCGAGCAGATCGCAGGACGCGAGCAGCCCGATCACCGCTGA
- the lnt gene encoding apolipoprotein N-acyltransferase, with protein MSLARIAHAIILSWGWRRALIALASGALSALAMAPFNAWPILFLTLPVVVWLIDGAGSGKFGGAPAAALTGWWFGFGYFLAGLYWVGNALLVDAQTFGWLLPFAVAGLPAGLALFMALGFLVARWLWVRDASRILTLAIALTATEWLRGHILSGFPWNALGYALSAPLALAQTASLIGLWGLTFLTVAIFASPAVLIDDRKTSRHIWPVLALTLLAVMGAYGALRLAREPTRWVEGVKLRIMQPNLPQDKKFNYGAKAEVMRRYLALSERASGPQSTGLSDTTLLIWPESAFPFFLAREADAMAQIADLLPRGTVLITGAVRPPDASPPGLPISRAYNSIYAIDHDGTILSVYDKLHLVPFGEYLPFQTAMEKLGFTQITKIQGGFIPGTRRRPIDLPHAPRMLPLICYEAIFPGEITTREERPAWIVNVTNDGWFGQSTGPYQHLQQTRLRAIEEGLPIVRAANTGISAVIDPLGRIVARLDLGTEGVVDAGLPASVATPLYGRMTDIPAAVLVALAGFVVIRRRSQLNS; from the coding sequence GTGAGCCTGGCACGGATCGCCCACGCCATCATTCTCTCCTGGGGCTGGCGCCGCGCCTTGATCGCGCTGGCGAGTGGGGCGCTGTCCGCACTGGCGATGGCCCCGTTCAACGCATGGCCGATCCTGTTCCTGACGCTGCCGGTCGTCGTCTGGCTGATCGATGGCGCCGGCAGCGGAAAATTCGGTGGAGCACCGGCAGCGGCGCTGACCGGCTGGTGGTTCGGCTTCGGTTACTTCCTGGCGGGTCTCTACTGGGTCGGCAACGCCTTGCTGGTCGACGCCCAGACGTTTGGCTGGCTGCTGCCGTTTGCCGTCGCTGGACTGCCGGCAGGACTGGCGCTGTTCATGGCCTTAGGCTTTCTGGTCGCGCGGTGGCTGTGGGTACGCGACGCGTCGCGCATTCTCACATTGGCGATAGCGCTCACCGCAACGGAATGGCTGCGCGGACACATCCTCTCCGGATTTCCATGGAATGCGCTCGGCTATGCACTGTCGGCACCGCTGGCACTGGCACAGACCGCATCGCTGATCGGCCTCTGGGGGCTGACGTTTCTGACCGTGGCGATCTTCGCAAGTCCCGCGGTGCTGATCGACGACCGCAAGACCTCGCGCCATATCTGGCCCGTGCTCGCGCTCACCTTGCTTGCGGTGATGGGCGCCTATGGGGCGCTGCGGCTGGCCCGCGAGCCGACGCGCTGGGTGGAGGGCGTCAAACTCCGCATCATGCAGCCCAACCTGCCGCAGGATAAGAAATTCAACTACGGCGCAAAGGCCGAGGTGATGCGCCGCTATCTCGCCCTGTCGGAGCGCGCGTCGGGACCACAGTCCACGGGCCTCAGCGACACCACTCTCCTGATCTGGCCGGAGTCAGCGTTCCCGTTCTTCCTCGCACGTGAGGCCGATGCGATGGCACAGATCGCCGACCTGCTGCCGCGCGGGACGGTCCTGATCACCGGTGCGGTGCGCCCGCCGGACGCGTCGCCGCCGGGCCTGCCGATCAGCCGTGCCTATAACTCGATCTACGCGATCGATCACGACGGCACCATCCTGTCGGTTTACGACAAGCTGCACCTCGTCCCGTTCGGCGAGTATCTGCCGTTCCAGACCGCGATGGAGAAGCTCGGCTTCACGCAGATCACCAAAATCCAGGGCGGCTTCATTCCCGGCACACGGCGCCGGCCGATCGACCTGCCGCACGCACCGCGCATGCTGCCGCTGATCTGCTACGAAGCAATCTTCCCGGGCGAGATCACGACTCGCGAGGAACGGCCCGCCTGGATTGTCAACGTCACCAACGATGGCTGGTTCGGACAGAGCACCGGCCCCTATCAGCACCTGCAGCAGACGCGCCTGCGCGCCATCGAGGAGGGGCTCCCGATCGTTCGCGCCGCCAACACCGGCATTTCCGCGGTGATCGATCCGCTCGGGCGGATTGTCGCCCGTCTCGATCTCGGTACGGAAGGCGTGGTGGACGCCGGACTTCCAGCCTCGGTCGCCACTCCGCTCTATGGCAGGATGACGGACATTCCCGCAGCGGTGCTGGTGGCGTTGGCCGGCTTCGTCGTGATTCGCAGACGATCGCAGCTCAATTCCTGA
- a CDS encoding hemolysin family protein yields the protein MNTAVPSEPATNNDGEPPSQPRNLPVPVREGDVLRPAHDNWLVRAIRTLFGWRSGSLRADLQVVLEASTPDETSFSAAERAMLRNILNLRERRIADVMVQRADIVAVRQDISLGELMKLFESAAHSRLVVYRDTLDDPEGMVHIRDLLAFITSRAQIDPTANTRRKRPFTANLDLRSINLAMSLEDAGIVRKLLYVPPSMPALDLLAQMQATRTHLALVVDEYGGTDGLVSMEDLVEQIVGEIDDEHDDDTSPSIVKQPDNSFIADARAPIEDVIATVGKEFDLGETSNVDTLGGYLVAHVGRLPVRGEVISGPGPFEIEVLDADPRRVKRLRISIRKERPTPRMREQRRRDTSEAPTAPPKADSGDAKPGESSPGHSASGP from the coding sequence ATGAATACAGCCGTGCCCTCTGAGCCCGCGACAAACAACGACGGCGAACCCCCGTCTCAACCCCGCAACCTGCCGGTGCCGGTGCGAGAGGGCGACGTGCTGCGGCCTGCGCACGACAACTGGCTGGTGCGCGCGATCCGTACGCTGTTCGGCTGGCGATCCGGCTCGCTGCGCGCCGACTTGCAGGTGGTGCTGGAGGCCTCGACCCCGGACGAGACGAGCTTCAGCGCCGCCGAGCGCGCCATGTTGCGCAACATCCTCAACCTGCGCGAACGGCGGATCGCCGACGTGATGGTGCAACGGGCGGACATCGTCGCCGTGCGCCAGGACATCTCGCTCGGCGAGTTGATGAAGCTGTTCGAGAGCGCCGCGCACTCGCGCCTCGTCGTCTATCGCGACACCCTCGACGATCCCGAGGGGATGGTGCACATCCGCGATCTGCTTGCCTTCATCACCTCGCGCGCGCAGATCGACCCGACCGCCAACACACGGCGCAAGCGGCCTTTCACCGCTAACCTCGATCTGCGCAGCATCAATCTTGCCATGTCGCTCGAAGACGCCGGCATCGTCCGCAAGCTGCTGTATGTGCCGCCCTCGATGCCGGCTCTCGATCTGCTCGCGCAAATGCAAGCCACCCGCACCCATCTGGCGCTGGTGGTGGACGAATATGGCGGCACCGACGGGCTGGTCTCGATGGAGGACCTCGTCGAACAGATCGTCGGCGAGATCGACGACGAGCACGACGACGACACGTCGCCATCTATCGTCAAGCAGCCGGACAACTCCTTCATCGCCGACGCGCGCGCGCCGATCGAAGATGTCATCGCCACCGTGGGCAAGGAGTTCGACCTCGGCGAGACCAGCAATGTCGATACCCTTGGCGGCTATCTCGTCGCCCATGTCGGACGGTTGCCGGTTCGCGGCGAAGTCATATCCGGTCCGGGCCCGTTCGAAATCGAGGTGCTCGATGCCGATCCCCGCCGCGTCAAGCGACTGCGCATCAGCATCCGCAAGGAACGACCGACCCCGCGCATGCGCGAGCAACGCCGCCGTGATACGTCCGAAGCGCCCACCGCTCCGCCAAAGGCCGACTCCGGCGATGCCAAACCGGGCGAGTCGTCGCCCGGACACTCCGCGAGCGGCCCGTGA
- the ybeY gene encoding rRNA maturation RNase YbeY: MEPRAPLSADILVTASCWEAEPDAEALVQRAIDAAARKAASSADGIEVAIVLTDDSGIRTLNRDWRGIDKPTNVLSFPAAPAPGPVAQPRMLGDIAIAYETTRREAGDEDKPFAHHLSHLAVHGFLHLIGYDHETDADAEVMENLERTILSDLGIPDPYR; this comes from the coding sequence ATGGAACCGCGCGCGCCCTTGTCGGCCGACATTCTCGTTACAGCTTCCTGCTGGGAGGCCGAACCGGACGCCGAAGCTCTTGTGCAGCGCGCCATCGATGCCGCCGCGCGCAAAGCTGCCTCTTCTGCCGACGGCATCGAAGTTGCTATTGTGCTGACCGATGATTCAGGAATTCGAACGCTCAACCGCGATTGGCGCGGGATCGACAAGCCAACCAATGTGCTGTCGTTTCCTGCTGCGCCCGCGCCTGGACCGGTGGCCCAGCCGCGCATGCTCGGCGACATCGCAATCGCCTATGAGACCACGCGCCGGGAAGCCGGCGACGAGGACAAGCCTTTCGCTCATCACCTCAGCCACCTCGCGGTGCATGGATTTCTTCACCTCATCGGTTACGACCATGAGACCGACGCCGACGCGGAGGTCATGGAGAACCTCGAGCGGACGATTCTCAGCGATCTCGGCATTCCAGATCCTTACCGATGA
- a CDS encoding PhoH family protein has protein sequence MPKSASDSPSLAPGRKIDRDLKAPDAHIELAFDDNRAASSLVGQYGQNLALLERRLNVVADQRGNHVTVAGSRDGCEAARRVLESLYEQVLQGHELTQGDVDGAIRAVIAQGSLFDFDPKSARPSFEEINLRKRPVRARTAAQDAYIRALKRYSLVFGVGPAGTGKTWLAVAHAAQLFERKEVDKIILSRPAVEAGERLGFLPGDMREKVDPYLRPIYDALYDLMDARVVERALQTGEIEIAPLAFMRGRTLTNAVIILDEAQNTTSMQMKMFLTRLGENSRMIVTGDPSQVDLPNGQPSGLAEATRLLDGVEGIAQVTFAAEDVIRHELVQRIVAAYEKAAPRPAGGKP, from the coding sequence TTGCCAAAAAGCGCATCGGATTCGCCATCGCTCGCCCCCGGCCGCAAAATCGACCGAGACCTGAAAGCGCCGGACGCCCATATCGAACTCGCCTTCGACGACAACCGTGCAGCATCCTCCCTCGTTGGGCAGTACGGCCAGAACCTCGCCCTGCTGGAGCGGCGACTGAATGTGGTTGCCGATCAGCGCGGCAATCACGTCACCGTCGCCGGATCACGCGACGGCTGCGAGGCTGCGCGCCGCGTGCTCGAAAGCTTGTACGAGCAGGTGCTCCAGGGCCACGAATTGACGCAAGGCGACGTCGATGGCGCGATCCGCGCGGTGATCGCGCAAGGCTCGCTGTTCGATTTCGATCCTAAATCCGCACGCCCGTCCTTCGAGGAGATCAACCTGCGCAAGCGTCCGGTGCGGGCGCGCACCGCAGCCCAAGACGCCTACATCCGCGCGCTCAAGCGCTATTCGCTGGTCTTCGGCGTCGGCCCCGCCGGCACCGGCAAGACCTGGCTTGCGGTTGCGCACGCCGCACAACTGTTCGAGCGCAAGGAAGTGGACAAGATCATCCTGTCACGCCCTGCGGTCGAAGCCGGCGAGCGACTTGGCTTCCTGCCCGGCGACATGCGCGAGAAGGTCGACCCTTATCTGCGCCCGATCTACGACGCGCTCTATGACTTGATGGATGCGCGCGTGGTCGAGCGCGCACTGCAGACCGGTGAGATCGAGATCGCGCCGCTGGCCTTCATGCGCGGCCGCACGCTGACCAACGCCGTCATCATCCTCGACGAAGCACAGAATACGACGTCGATGCAGATGAAGATGTTCCTGACGCGACTTGGCGAGAACAGCCGGATGATCGTCACCGGTGACCCGAGCCAGGTCGACCTGCCGAATGGCCAGCCCTCCGGACTTGCGGAAGCGACCCGGCTGCTCGACGGCGTCGAGGGGATCGCGCAGGTGACGTTCGCTGCCGAGGATGTGATCCGTCACGAACTGGTGCAGCGCATCGTGGCGGCCTACGAGAAGGCTGCGCCCCGGCCCGCCGGCGGCAAGCCCTGA
- the miaB gene encoding tRNA (N6-isopentenyl adenosine(37)-C2)-methylthiotransferase MiaB has product MNTPRKLHIKSYGCQMNVYDAQRMVDTLARENFVETDSVTDADLVILNTCHIREKASEKVYSELGRLRESKDAAARDGRDMKIVVAGCVAQAEGAEIVKRASVVDVVVGPQSYHHLPDLLRRAARDGRAIETEFPVEDKFTALAQPQPATIRARGITSFVTVQEGCDKFCTFCVVPYTRGAEVSRPVAKIADDVRRLADNGVREITLIGQNVNAFHGEGPDGKSWPLGKLLHHLAAIPGILRLRYTTSHPCDVDDSLIAAHRELPALMPYLHLPVQSGSDRILQAMNRKHSVADYHRVIDAFRRARPDMAFSSDFIVGFPGESDADFAGTLALAEQIGYASAYSFKYSPRPGTPAADMPEMIDTATMDQRLAQLQQLIDRKQSDFNAACVGQTLDVLFEQPGKRPGQIVGRSPYLQPVHVMASADIIGRVLPVTMTALERYSLFGELHLDSKQGDPTQIAQDLNETTSLVATTGA; this is encoded by the coding sequence ATGAACACGCCGCGCAAGCTGCACATCAAGTCATACGGCTGTCAGATGAATGTCTACGATGCCCAGCGCATGGTGGACACGCTCGCGCGCGAGAATTTCGTCGAAACGGACAGCGTCACCGACGCCGACCTGGTCATTCTGAACACCTGTCATATCCGCGAGAAAGCCTCCGAGAAGGTCTATTCGGAGCTCGGTCGTCTGCGCGAATCGAAGGATGCCGCCGCGCGCGACGGCCGCGACATGAAAATCGTCGTCGCAGGCTGTGTGGCGCAGGCGGAGGGCGCCGAGATCGTCAAGCGCGCGAGCGTGGTCGATGTCGTGGTCGGCCCGCAGAGCTATCATCACCTGCCGGATCTTCTGCGTCGGGCTGCGCGAGACGGCCGGGCGATCGAGACCGAATTCCCGGTCGAGGACAAATTCACGGCACTCGCTCAGCCGCAGCCCGCAACGATCCGCGCCCGCGGCATAACATCGTTCGTGACCGTGCAGGAGGGTTGCGACAAGTTCTGCACCTTCTGCGTGGTGCCTTACACGCGCGGCGCCGAAGTCTCGCGGCCCGTTGCCAAGATCGCCGACGATGTGCGCCGCCTCGCCGACAACGGCGTGCGCGAGATCACCCTGATCGGACAGAACGTCAACGCGTTCCACGGCGAGGGCCCGGACGGCAAGTCGTGGCCGCTCGGCAAGCTGCTGCACCACCTGGCTGCGATCCCTGGCATTCTCCGGCTGCGCTACACCACAAGCCATCCGTGTGACGTGGACGACAGCCTGATTGCCGCCCACCGCGAGTTGCCAGCGCTGATGCCCTACCTCCATCTGCCGGTGCAATCCGGCTCCGATCGCATTCTGCAGGCGATGAACCGCAAGCATAGTGTTGCAGATTACCATCGCGTGATCGACGCGTTCCGCAGGGCGCGCCCCGACATGGCGTTTTCCTCGGATTTCATCGTCGGATTTCCGGGAGAAAGCGACGCGGATTTCGCGGGAACCCTCGCACTCGCCGAGCAAATCGGTTACGCTTCGGCGTATTCATTCAAGTATTCGCCGCGCCCGGGCACGCCGGCGGCGGATATGCCGGAGATGATTGACACCGCGACGATGGATCAGCGCCTCGCGCAACTGCAGCAGCTCATCGACCGAAAGCAATCGGACTTCAATGCCGCGTGTGTCGGCCAGACCCTCGACGTGCTGTTCGAGCAGCCGGGCAAGCGCCCGGGTCAGATCGTCGGACGCTCTCCCTATCTGCAGCCGGTGCACGTCATGGCTTCCGCCGACATCATCGGCCGCGTGCTGCCGGTGACGATGACGGCGCTCGAACGCTACAGCCTGTTTGGCGAACTGCACCTCGATTCCAAGCAGGGCGATCCCACGCAGATCGCACAAGACCTGAACGAGACGACTTCGTTGGTTGCAACGACTGGAGCCTGA
- a CDS encoding Fur family transcriptional regulator: protein MTAVKPMPATPKGDDIETRCAATGMRMTEQRRVIARVLAAATDHPDVEELYRRCVAIDDKISISTVYRTVKLFEDAGIIERHDFREGRARYEQMRETHHDHLINLRDGTVIEFTSDEIEKLQTEVARKLGYKLVDHRLELYCVPLDEDKA, encoded by the coding sequence ATGACTGCGGTGAAACCGATGCCTGCAACGCCGAAGGGTGACGACATCGAGACACGCTGTGCGGCGACCGGCATGCGCATGACCGAGCAGCGGCGCGTGATCGCACGCGTGCTCGCCGCAGCAACCGATCACCCGGACGTCGAAGAGCTCTATCGCCGCTGCGTCGCGATCGACGACAAAATCTCGATCTCGACGGTCTATCGCACCGTCAAACTGTTCGAAGATGCCGGCATCATCGAGCGGCACGATTTCCGCGAAGGCCGCGCGCGCTATGAGCAGATGCGCGAGACTCACCACGATCACCTGATCAATCTGCGCGACGGCACCGTGATCGAGTTCACCTCCGACGAGATCGAGAAGCTGCAGACCGAGGTGGCCCGCAAGCTCGGCTACAAGCTCGTCGATCACCGGCTCGAGCTTTATTGCGTGCCGCTCGACGAGGACAAGGCATAA
- the rimI gene encoding ribosomal protein S18-alanine N-acetyltransferase: MTGWLSNLFAPASTSVEPATIRDAAKLSQLHRASFHRGWGQGEFESMLAERNTFADRLMLGRTPIGFIISRIAADEAEILSVAVASARRGKGYSRNLLSHHLGHLAGRGVRRVFLEVEENNQPAVRLYQRAGFRTVGRREQYYRDPTGAKLNALVMQRDLS; the protein is encoded by the coding sequence ATGACCGGCTGGCTCTCGAACCTGTTCGCGCCGGCCAGCACCAGCGTCGAGCCTGCGACCATCCGTGACGCGGCAAAACTGTCGCAGCTTCATCGCGCCTCCTTCCATCGCGGCTGGGGACAGGGCGAGTTTGAAAGCATGCTGGCCGAGCGAAACACCTTCGCCGATCGGCTGATGCTCGGTCGCACGCCGATCGGCTTCATCATTTCCCGCATCGCAGCGGATGAAGCCGAGATCCTGTCGGTCGCGGTCGCATCGGCCCGGCGCGGCAAGGGCTATTCCCGCAACCTCCTCAGCCACCATCTGGGGCATCTGGCAGGACGCGGCGTCCGCCGTGTCTTCCTCGAAGTCGAAGAGAACAATCAGCCGGCGGTGCGTCTCTATCAGCGCGCCGGATTCCGGACGGTCGGCCGCAGGGAACAGTACTATCGGGACCCGACTGGCGCCAAATTGAATGCACTGGTGATGCAACGAGACTTGTCCTGA
- the tsaB gene encoding tRNA (adenosine(37)-N6)-threonylcarbamoyltransferase complex dimerization subunit type 1 TsaB, whose amino-acid sequence MLILAIDTALEACSAAVLDTETPGLRASEARPMARGHAEALMPMIARVMQAAALPFTALDRIVTTIGPGSFTGLRVGISAARGLGLAAGKPVVGVTTLSAFASPFLAEGSEQSIVSVIDARHDHVYAQAVNSDGAMLVRPCVIPIAEVPHLTPAAPKLIGNAAQMVADRWPADRAPPAVVETQTAPDISWIAWLGVAADPARSRPRPLYLRPVDAKPHVPAELDQPASSSAQ is encoded by the coding sequence ATGCTGATCCTTGCCATCGATACCGCGCTCGAAGCCTGTTCGGCCGCCGTGCTCGACACCGAAACGCCGGGCCTGCGCGCGTCGGAGGCTCGGCCGATGGCGCGCGGACACGCGGAAGCGCTGATGCCGATGATCGCGCGGGTGATGCAGGCCGCCGCGCTGCCCTTCACCGCACTCGACCGGATCGTCACGACGATCGGCCCCGGTAGCTTCACCGGCCTGCGCGTCGGCATTTCGGCTGCACGCGGACTTGGTCTCGCGGCCGGCAAGCCAGTGGTCGGCGTGACGACGCTGTCCGCGTTCGCCTCGCCCTTCCTCGCCGAGGGCAGCGAGCAATCGATCGTTTCCGTCATCGATGCACGCCACGACCACGTCTACGCGCAGGCGGTCAACAGCGACGGCGCCATGCTGGTCCGCCCGTGCGTCATTCCCATTGCCGAAGTTCCGCATCTGACGCCGGCTGCCCCGAAGCTGATCGGCAATGCCGCGCAGATGGTGGCCGACCGCTGGCCTGCGGATCGTGCACCTCCCGCCGTGGTCGAAACCCAAACCGCCCCCGATATCAGCTGGATCGCCTGGCTCGGTGTCGCCGCCGATCCCGCTCGGTCGAGACCCCGCCCGCTCTACTTGCGTCCGGTCGACGCCAAGCCGCACGTCCCGGCAGAGCTCGATCAGCCAGCGTCATCGTCTGCACAATGA
- a CDS encoding NifU family protein, whose protein sequence is MFIQTEATPNPATLKFLPGKAVLGDGTMEFRDRDTAHRSPLAEKLFDIPGVTAVFYGSDFVSVTKDDSDWQHLKPAILGAIMEHYMSGAPLLNDGSSESDDDAEEFFNETDAETVATIKELIETRVRPAVANDGGDITFRGYKEGVVYLDMKGACAGCPSSTATLKHGIQNLLRHFVPDVVEVQQMS, encoded by the coding sequence ATGTTCATCCAGACGGAAGCTACCCCAAACCCCGCGACCCTGAAGTTCCTGCCCGGCAAAGCCGTGCTCGGCGACGGGACCATGGAATTCCGCGACCGCGATACTGCGCACCGTTCGCCGCTTGCTGAAAAGCTGTTCGACATTCCCGGCGTCACCGCCGTCTTCTACGGCTCCGACTTCGTCTCGGTCACGAAGGACGACAGCGACTGGCAACACCTGAAGCCGGCGATCCTCGGCGCGATCATGGAACACTACATGTCCGGCGCGCCGCTCTTGAACGACGGCAGCAGCGAGAGCGACGATGATGCCGAGGAGTTCTTTAACGAGACTGACGCAGAGACCGTCGCCACCATCAAGGAGCTGATCGAGACCCGCGTCCGGCCGGCCGTGGCCAACGACGGCGGCGACATCACCTTCCGCGGCTACAAGGAAGGGGTGGTCTATCTCGACATGAAGGGCGCCTGCGCCGGCTGCCCGTCCTCCACCGCCACGCTGAAACACGGTATCCAGAACCTGCTGCGCCACTTCGTTCCGGACGTCGTCGAAGTGCAGCAGATGAGCTGA